The Caldisalinibacter kiritimatiensis genomic interval GGGTTCTGTTCCTAAAAATGCTAATCTAATAGACTATAAATATGCAACAGGATTTGAAGCGTTGATAGGTTTTCTATATTTAACGGGAAGATATGAAAAGCTATTAGATATATTTGAGTTGATTCTGAATAAGATAAAAGAGGACCAGTAAAATGGTCCTTTTTATATTTTAAATTGTATCACTAGTACCAAATTCCTAAATGTGTTTTTACAATTCTTAAATAGCCCTAAATGAACCGACTTGTAAATGCTACTAACTACTAACAACGAACTACTAGTTAACAAATCCACGAAGTCGACTTTGTTCATAAGCTTATGGTATAATAACTTTAAATGTTAACTTTATATATTAGGTTTATGTAAAAACATTAAACGTTTAATATATAAAATTAAAGTATAATTATAAATTTAATGTAAATAGAAAGGGGAAATAAATATGGCGTCTAAACTTAAAGTAAAGCTTTTAGATTATACCCCTAATCCAGAAAAATTAGTAGCTTCGGCAGCAAAGCTTTGTTATTCAAGAGTGGGTATAGATAAAATTGAAGAAAAACTTGACGAAGAAAAAATTAAGAAGTTTTTGGAAATGTTAATGAGTTTAGGTCATGAATCACCTGTTGAGCATGTGTCATTTACTTTTGCAGTTGAGGGAGTTAGTAGGGTACTTACTCATCAACTTGTTAGACACAGAATAGGAGCTTCATATTCTCAACAATCTCAAAGATACGTAAAATTAGACCAATTTGAATACATTATACCTCCAGCAATAGAGGAAGTAGAAGAAGCTAAAGAAATGTTCATAAAAGCTATGGAAGAAGACCAAAAATATTATGACCAGATATCGGAGATTTTATTTAATAAGCATTTAAATAACTATCTAAATGAAGGTATTAATGAAAAAGAGGCAAGAAAAAAAGCGGAAAAAAGAGCGATAGAAGATGCTAGATACGTATTTCCAAATGCTTGTGAAACAAAAATAGTATTTACTATGAATGCAAGAAGTCTTTTTAACTTTTTTAAGCACAGATGTTGTAATAGAGCTCAATGGGAGATTAGAGAGTTAGCTACTGAGATGTTAAGAGAAGTAAGAAAGGTTGCTCCGACACTTTTTAAATATGCAGGACCAAGTTGTTTAAATGGACCTTGTCCTGAAGGTAAAATGACATGTGGAAAAATAGAAGAAGTGAGAGA includes:
- the thyX gene encoding FAD-dependent thymidylate synthase, translating into MASKLKVKLLDYTPNPEKLVASAAKLCYSRVGIDKIEEKLDEEKIKKFLEMLMSLGHESPVEHVSFTFAVEGVSRVLTHQLVRHRIGASYSQQSQRYVKLDQFEYIIPPAIEEVEEAKEMFIKAMEEDQKYYDQISEILFNKHLNNYLNEGINEKEARKKAEKRAIEDARYVFPNACETKIVFTMNARSLFNFFKHRCCNRAQWEIRELATEMLREVRKVAPTLFKYAGPSCLNGPCPEGKMTCGKIEEVREKFKTL